Proteins encoded within one genomic window of Mya arenaria isolate MELC-2E11 chromosome 13, ASM2691426v1:
- the LOC128214907 gene encoding uncharacterized protein LOC128214907 — MQNAVSKCAVEISITFDGTETVEPVPECLQDVFLNNSLNEVETQLENHIVLPKRYAQTTSNCTDAANTEIWRENENCRLEDRERDLSTALEWIKEEMKIMKKQDRAILRQFVALRTQIIQLQCHCDDFLSSTSDLSLAGSTFSLDDGPDGPYGRNGNFRCSPDLELTEFRERTSSLLLPGARPARPVTRVKWKSNEYL, encoded by the exons ATGCAGAATGCGGTCAGCAAATGCGCCGTGGAAATAAGTATAACTTTTGATGGAACAGAAACGGTAGAACCCGTGCCCGAGTGCCTACAGGATGTCTTCCTCAACAATTCTCTGAATGAAGTCGAAACACAGCTAGAAAACCACATAGTTCTACCAAAACGATATGCGCAGACGACAAGTAACTGTACGGATGCAGCAAATACGGAGATCTGGCgggaaaatgaaaattgtcgtCTAGAAGATAGGGAGCGAGACCTTTCTACGGCACTGGAGTGGATAAAAGAGGAAATG AAAATAATGAAGAAACAAGACAGAGCGATTCTTCGGCAGTTTGTGGCCTTGCGGACCCAAATTATCCAGCTGCAGTGCCACTGCGATGACTTCTTATCCTCCACTTCCGACCTCAGCCTGGCAGGCAGCACCTTCTCATTGGACGACGGACCAGATGGGCCCTATGGCCGCAACGGAAACTTCCGCTGTAGCCCGGATTTGGAGCTGACCGAGTTCCGGGAGCGCACGTCCTCTTTGCTGCTCCCGGGAGCCCGACCCGCTCGCCCGGTGACACGGGTGAAGTGGAAGAGTAACGAGTATTTGTGA